Genomic DNA from Acuticoccus sp. MNP-M23:
CGTAGCCGAGGGTGACGAGATCGGCCGCCGTTTCGGCGTCATTGGCGCTCACCCGGTACGGCAGGCGCTGCTGGTGCACGTCCTCACCGACAGTGAACTCCAGCGGCATCACGTCCCCCGTTCGCGACGAGATGAAGCCGATCATCGCGTGACCGCCGAGGTCGTCCACCGTCTGGGGCGTGCCGTGGCGACGCAGGTAGTCAGGGCTTGCCACCGTTACCTCCTGCAAGGCGCCGAGGCGGCGCATCATCAGACTGTCGTCGACCGGGTCGCCGACGCGGATGGCGCAGTCCACCCCTTCACGCACCAGATCGACGATGCGCTCGCTCTGGCCGAACGCCACGTCGATCCGCGGATGGCGCTCCAGGAAGGCGGGAAGCGCGGGGATGACCTTGATGGCTTCCACGATCTCGAGAAGGTCATGGAGCGAGCGCGCCAGGCGGTCGTACTTGGTGACCACGATCACGTCGCCCTCGCGTGCGTGGTCGATGATGGCAGCCAGGTTCGGTCGTGATCGGGTCGTGCCGCTGATCTTGTCGGCGAAGATGCGTCCGGCCCCGGCCGCCGTGAGGGCGTCGGTCTGAGCATCGAGGTTCTGTTCGTCCGTCGAGACGCGCGCGTATCCGAGAATCATGCAGCATGATGAGAAAAACGCCCCAAAAACCGCAAAGGTTTTGGGACGGGGTTTTGGGGCGCAAATACGCCAGCGACGCCGCCAAGTGTCGGATTGGGACAGAAACGACCGTTTGTGGCCCCGTCGTCGAAACCCGAATGACGGCCTGCAAGCCGTCGGGAGTGTGCCAATTCCGGTCGTAGCGACGATGGGGAACACTCCTCAGAAGCGGACGCTCGTGGCTCGCAAGTGGGACCGAGGCCGTTGAAACACACCGTCGGTCGGATGGCTATCCGCGGTTCCGTCTGCCAGCGCCGGGCCTCAGGGGCCCGAGTGTTGGCAGCCCGTTGCGGTAGGCCCTTAAGTAGGTTCACGCTGCCAGCAATCCCATCCTCGGTTTTTCTACGGAGAGCCATTAGTGGCAATGGGAAACTGCAAAGCGCTACCACTAGGTGTGGGCAGTTTAACAGTGCGCTGGTCGCCCTCCAGAAGGCGGTCCTTCCGGAGGGCGACCCTCCCGGGACGTAGGCGCTCACCAGAGGCCGTGCAGGAAGGGAGCGGGCGCCAGGGCATGAGGTCGTCGAGCTGACGTCGGG
This window encodes:
- a CDS encoding LysR substrate-binding domain-containing protein, whose product is MILGYARVSTDEQNLDAQTDALTAAGAGRIFADKISGTTRSRPNLAAIIDHAREGDVIVVTKYDRLARSLHDLLEIVEAIKVIPALPAFLERHPRIDVAFGQSERIVDLVREGVDCAIRVGDPVDDSLMMRRLGALQEVTVASPDYLRRHGTPQTVDDLGGHAMIGFISSRTGDVMPLEFTVGEDVHQQRLPYRVSANDAETAADLVTLGYGLYQAPFYRFAEALRAGTLVEMMGSYAPPPTSVSALYARTRQPTPRLRAFLDWASAIFAEELPRL